The proteins below are encoded in one region of Macrococcus armenti:
- a CDS encoding phage tail protein produces the protein MLIINDLSGNPYATTATFTTNKTRNGDIILTAEIYEIHGANLIDIDRMWTITHDRIEYLVLFVERITEGDSFYIEIKAVTRMLYELSNGIIHEQTKATMELSTTFGKIFEGTSFKLVVAASTSSFTYEEFGNGAYKLDEFKKALDNYGCEFEIVDNLVYIRDKIGSDTNYVYKRKLNASDVKQAIDASSIKTYIRGYANYNESKTHYTKALIKREYTSPLAALLGVNPEKEPIKLPKLKDQAKLDAMLKKAVNESMIISFEANLHDLRANGSTTNVPKLGDRTFLLDDSLDLKTEIRVESIEESYDINGDLIDCKITFGSPNIRQRQAAKVSSLNGVVRDIIQGRRQLSFAVLDDVSKAMVTTIQNVTSDLIFDENGITAIDRMNSNLFMRLNSAGMYLSEDGGLTGRTAITARGITADAITTGTMIADRIMGGVLKDFFGNFEWNLGTGRFYIGNSTLVYRNSGNAAVYGSAGYVAGTLFSNEDGTNYPSIVIGTSPNIGTTQDPRMDPNHAGFAGVRAFSNPSTGDSVELIGDTIEFRNRAGKVSKEKAMFTFKNGGVELGSANTNKFTIKATHLNGMRVYSNALTSLDGKNGISFGSNGELIFLVNGKSYGAIDVINNANFT, from the coding sequence ATGCTTATAATTAACGACCTATCCGGCAATCCTTACGCAACAACTGCGACATTCACAACGAATAAAACCCGTAATGGCGATATTATATTAACCGCAGAAATATACGAAATACACGGCGCTAATCTAATCGATATCGACCGTATGTGGACGATCACGCACGATAGAATTGAGTATCTCGTTTTATTCGTAGAAAGAATAACCGAAGGCGATTCGTTCTATATCGAGATTAAAGCAGTTACTCGTATGCTATACGAATTAAGTAACGGTATTATCCACGAGCAGACGAAAGCTACGATGGAGTTATCGACTACATTCGGTAAGATATTCGAAGGTACTTCGTTCAAACTTGTGGTGGCCGCGAGTACATCGTCCTTCACATACGAAGAATTCGGCAACGGCGCATATAAACTTGACGAGTTTAAAAAAGCGCTAGATAACTATGGTTGCGAATTCGAAATCGTAGATAACCTCGTATATATCCGCGATAAGATTGGCTCGGATACAAACTACGTATATAAACGAAAACTAAACGCATCAGACGTAAAGCAAGCAATAGACGCTAGTTCGATAAAGACGTACATTCGTGGATATGCGAACTATAACGAATCAAAGACGCATTATACTAAGGCGCTGATTAAACGGGAGTATACGTCTCCCTTAGCTGCCTTGCTCGGAGTTAATCCGGAGAAAGAGCCGATTAAACTTCCGAAGTTGAAAGACCAAGCGAAGTTAGACGCAATGCTAAAGAAGGCCGTCAATGAATCGATGATAATATCGTTTGAAGCGAATCTTCACGATTTACGAGCGAACGGTAGCACGACTAACGTTCCTAAACTCGGAGATAGAACGTTCTTGCTTGACGATAGTCTCGATTTAAAGACGGAGATACGCGTTGAATCTATCGAAGAAAGCTACGATATTAATGGCGATTTAATCGACTGTAAGATAACATTTGGGTCGCCTAACATTCGACAAAGACAGGCGGCAAAGGTATCGAGTTTAAACGGCGTAGTCCGTGATATCATTCAAGGCCGCAGACAGTTATCGTTTGCCGTGCTAGATGACGTAAGTAAAGCGATGGTAACTACGATTCAGAACGTAACGTCTGACTTAATATTCGACGAGAACGGTATTACTGCGATAGATAGAATGAACAGTAACCTATTTATGCGATTAAACAGCGCAGGTATGTATTTAAGCGAAGACGGTGGATTGACCGGACGTACTGCGATTACTGCACGAGGTATAACGGCAGATGCGATTACAACCGGCACTATGATTGCAGACCGTATCATGGGCGGAGTATTAAAGGATTTCTTCGGTAACTTCGAATGGAATCTCGGTACAGGGCGATTTTATATAGGTAATTCAACGCTAGTATACCGCAATTCCGGTAACGCTGCGGTGTACGGTAGTGCAGGATACGTAGCAGGTACTCTATTCTCTAACGAAGATGGCACTAATTATCCGTCCATTGTGATTGGTACGTCTCCTAACATAGGAACTACGCAAGACCCCCGTATGGATCCCAATCACGCTGGATTTGCAGGTGTACGAGCGTTTAGCAATCCTAGCACGGGTGACTCCGTTGAACTTATTGGAGATACAATAGAATTCCGGAATAGGGCGGGTAAAGTATCGAAGGAAAAGGCTATGTTCACGTTTAAGAACGGCGGTGTAGAGTTAGGCTCCGCTAATACGAACAAGTTTACAATTAAAGCTACTCATTTAAACGGTATGCGTGTATATTCTAACGCATTAACATCTCTTGACGGCAAAAACGGTATAAGTTTTGGCTCTAACGGAGAATTGATATTCCTAGTAAACGGTAAATCGTACGGTGCAATAGACGTTATAAATAACGCAAACTTTACGTAA